The window AGTTGCTGGGTTTGAATGAGCAGAAATCAGAACTAAGAGATGCTGTTGCAGAACAATCAAGAAATTTGCAATCGAGGTGCCAGCGCCTAAAGGAGGTAATTATATCTCGTGCTGGAAACTCTTTATTTGGcattaaataattagttttttcagAATGTGTTTGTTGTATGTCAAATATCCATTTTCTAGGGTGATGCTAAGAGTTCTGAAACTGCAGCCAAGAGGTTGAAGGTtgggtttatattttttaaatgtgaaaTGGGCCATTGCCTGGAGTAATTGGCGCGAGATGTAAGCAAGCTTTAGGCTTGAAGCCTAAGATGTGTAAATAATACTTAAGGACATTACTATCTTTGAGTTTTTGTTCCCAAAATTTTGCTTTGATGAGGCCTTGAATGGGTACTAGATGCTTTTTGACTAGTAACTATGAAACCTAAGCATGAACCAAGTGGGATTATAGAGTTTTTCCTAGGGTGCTGCCTGCAAAAGAGAGAGTTGCTGTGTTCTTCTTGTGCCAGTGTCACAAGTCTCTCATGCTAGACAATTCTATGCTTGCCTCAGCGTTGATGATTTAATGCTTGCCAATCTTGCTTTGGAGTTGAGAGTTGAGACATTGTCAAAAGTTAACGTAGTAACTATCCCTCACTCACTATCTCTCTCTTGCATTGGTCTGAAAGATCTTTGCTGATTAATTACACCAtttctatgttaaaaaaaaaaaaaccatgagatCCAAATaccttttctttgttgttctaaATGCTACAAAATAAGCATACATTTCTTTGAAAGTGCAGCATAATTGACAGttcatgttttgtatttgatcTCAAATCCTGCggcaaaaaatcatctcaatccTGCAGTGTGCTCTGCCCTAACTGTTCGTAAATGTCCTTACATAGCTGataaataattagaatttattCTAATACTCTTCTTTGCAATAGACACTAGAGAAATGTGGGTGGGATGTGATCGAGCCTCGAGGTGGTATTTCCATGGTGGCCAAGCCCACTGCCTATCTCAACAAGGTTATCAAGATCAGGCACTCCCCCAAAGACGACGGGAAAGCTACAAGTACCTACGAAGTGAAGCTTGATGACTCGGTCTTCAGGGAAGCCATGGTCAAATCCACAGGTTTATGTATCAACAGTGGCTTATGGACTGGAATTCCAGGCTACTGCCGCTTCACACTAGCCTTGGAAGAAAGCGACTTCGAGCGAGCATTGGATTGCATCAACAAATTTCAGGATGTCATCAACAACTGAAGTGATCCATTTTCCTATTTTGATTCAGCATTTCGCGACTCAGGTGCCGTGCAATAAAGAAAATCCCCGGTGATGAGCCTCCATACTCCTTCAAGCGTTTCGACAGATGAGGTCTTTCCTCTGCCCTTCCTTCCAAAATGATATGAACCCCATGTCTCCTGAATGCATGTTACTTGTTACAATGGTACAACTTCTTTTTGTTGTGAACCTTGTCACAGTGGCCATAAATGGAATGGTGTTCTCACTCCGCACCTTCTCGATATTAGAACCGTACAGATCTCATTCTGAAGGTTGCTATATGGTAGAAAACTATTCTCACATTCCCCAACATTTTCTCTTCTCTAATACACTTTTTGATATCATctttcttttctagtttttttccttcAGTAAATAATATAACTGTTCTCGGATCATCAGTTGAATCTTCCTTTCTCTTTGGAGAATCTTAGAAAATGGATACAAAAGGTACAAATATGCACCAAACAAGGAGCACTTGGGATCATATATTTCCCCGCCAATTGACTCCATAGGATTTATCTTCTGATAGTATAAcctctaaaataaaacaagacaataatattttaattagacaCTAGATAGATGGTCTGGTTGCATCGTGGACCGCAAacatttctaaaaaacaaaaccaaaaagtaATTGAGTTCAATAAACTTGTAcgattttaataatataagaattgtttttaaaaaaaaaatcaatatatattacATAAATTATAACCACCTACCTAGCAATCGGACATATGACTAGTATTGtaaaattatcatatatattaaataatataaagaaaagaaaaaatcatcttCAACATCCACCCGGATAATTAACAAACACAGTAAACATTGTGGTGTAAACACCATGTACATGtgcattatttatcttttcatattttattataaatatattgttcaaataatttttccttATTCTGGtccctggatttttttttattttttttttgcacaattgcatatttttttttggcaaaattaaaagatgaggaatcaaagtgaaaaaaagctCTATAAATAAATGATGCTTTCAAAGTTATCACAAAAAATGTTTACTTTGCTCCTCAGAtaggtttcatttttttttacggccatttatgaatttttcaaGGTATTTAGGCTCTTTTCTAGATGTTTTAAGTAAAAGATAGTTTTTAGATCAAAACATTATAAACTCGGTTTTTTCAATAACCACAATGACCGGAATATGGGGGATATCAAGTGACACATCActgaattctttttttcaaaacatattgggacgaatattttttaaaaaaaagaccctTACGTAAGCCCTTTTGAAATGAACCAGGCACTAGTGTGGCTTGCTAGGCCTTGCAGTgtctagccttttttttttttgttttttctaaaaaataaaatcatgtttttttctaaatgtgttttttaaattaatacttatTCTCTctgattatttattattatttttttagaaattttaaatagtggttgttttttaattattttgtatgtatttaatttttaaagattacaacaaaaattaaaaggcatCAACTTTTTATCATGCATGAAAATACTATTCACTCCCTCACAAACTCATTATGAATTGGAGCagtgtatttttttgaaaattttcacttTAATCCTCGAACTTTTATTTTACgtaatttgactttttttagcCTAAATTGTCCCTCAATTGCATAGTTTGTTTAGGAGggagggttgaattgaaagctaAGGGATTGAAGTGAAAATCGCAAGTAGCATGGGAGGCGATTTGAAAGTTTCATTGAAACATTCATTTTAATCCCCTGTGTTTTTTGGATATTAGGTGATCGGTCTCTTGAATTTCAAGACAATATATTCGGGTacctaactttatttttctcttttttcagtCCTTTATTGTtgggagaagagagaaagtcgCTGAATTCTAgcctagagagagaaagtggatGTTAAGGAAAGATTTTGACCacaaaaactatttatttttgtgtcaaaaggTTCCATATAATGAGGGGGGCTATGTTTATGTgcttttttacctttaaaacacctaaaacaacaaatatgagatcgaaaataatttttgttttgggcGGATTTCAGGTTTTggggtagtttttttttttgtggtcatGAATTGGTTTAATAAGGTCTTTAAGGTATTTTTGGGTCACAATGAGTTGAAAATGagattttggtttaaaaaacaatgaactcGGTTTTTCCGGCCACCACAGTGGCTGAATTTTGGGTTTCCTAGGGgacacatcattttttttaaaaaaaatatttgggatgtatttaaactttttttaaaaataaaggctCGCACTTGTACTTGGTGTTATGGGCCCGCATGTGGGCCGATGCTTTTTGGGCCAGACACCCAGCAACGCCTGGCTtgattccttctttttttatttttagttttttaaaaaataatgcattatttgtgtatattttttcaaataaattttggatttatgttttaataagactgtgattatttttaaatgatatttgatgtgtttaatttttagagagGTATGTATGATTCATCtgtggtttttttcttaattttatatagattattttttttaatatttatttttttataagatttttcgtATGTGCaaccttgcatttttttttacttattgtttaataatttttatgtgtgttggtttctattacaaattttatatatttttctattataaatttattttgatagaggAATTCATCAAATATAACTAGGTAAATTACCCGTGTTGTGATTTTAGATatcttgatctttatttttcacttggttttctcaatttcaattttttttattgtttatgaattttttttcattactttacACGATGATTATTGAGTTGTTTAATTTGATGCATCcataagtttttcaatttacatctagaaattttatatatatgtatatatacatatatataaaatccgATGAAGGAAGCTATTCGAATAATGCTTATCTAAGAAAGTTTAAAAGCTTTAGATGCTCTTAAGTTACTTTCttctaaagaaaaaatttactttttaaaacgAGTATTTGAGGTATATACCATGCTCATTTTATATATTGGGTCCAGATACATAGATGGATATATAAAAGATTTTCACAACACTTAACTAAGTTATTCAGGTTCTTGTAGTAATAAAGAGTTGACAAACatttgttactttttatttgCCAACAGTTGATGAGATTTCACTTCTCACCCAAAAGTTGGGCTTCAATACTCTTTTTGTTCATTatgccatttttattttaaattgctcATACAATGCCTATGTTAGATTGATATCTctttacattttataatttgatttttatatgaaatttaagaCAGTTTAAGCAAGTGTTTTGCATGTTAATTATCTTTGCTTAAAAGCCAAATTATATACATTTTAATGCTATCGGCTCTTGATTACAAtcttagaaaaacattttttttctttcaactgtCTCACAATTAAAAACAACCCACGTTTCTAAAAGTAGTTCACAACAATGCACGAGCAACCTATCTAGtattattctaattaatatatgatttttttatattttatataattgaactttattcttaaagattaaaaatatttatttttggatattatttataacaagTGCTAccttatgagtttttttttccctttgattttatttaatcaattttatatgtgtATCAATTTCtactatcatttgattaaataaaaaattaattttaataaacacagTTATTGAATACAATCAAGTGAATGGATTGTGTTACgatataaaatatcttaatttacatttacctcataatttttttcaaatatgtatttaattatctttaatgattttttttaatttattgacataaatgattcttaatttatttaattaaaagtgcataaaattttcaatttactatgtaaaaaaaatgtgttgtaAAAGCAtgcattttcagttttttttgttgaaaaacaatatcatgCTCGTGACAAAATACGAGTCAAATAACTAATTTACTTATATTCTAAAATCATTATGATCTTCAATGTTCAAACATgaagttcttttttaaaaaacaaaaatccaacctccatttttattttaatcttgttattttttttctcaatgtcattatcatatttttgttaaaagttGTTTGAGTTATTTTTGTATCGATGAAGTTGATTATATAATGTTGAGACAACTCTTccgagttttaattttaaacctaagCTAATTAAGGAGTTGAGTCAATTTGTTCTTTTCATgtcaatttcttcatttttttttttcatttcatctacATAGTTTTTTTACCAGTCagtcaaattatttttggattgattATAATGATTAGATTATATTAAGgtaattttcatattatttgattttaaacagGACTAAACACAAAAGAGAAGTTGGttaatgaggttttttttatgttaatttcatttgtttttctttatttttttatcaatcgaGTGTGATGTTTTTGAATGGAATAAGTTGATTGGATCACGTCATACTAACTCTTacctgatttgatttttaaattaaaattaaataataaattaaattaagagattttaaaattgatatgatgagtttgatttaataataatattaaatagttttcaataacttaattatttttttaagacgACTTGCAGCACAATGCCACATTGTGAACTagtattattataagaaaaagtaataattcttaaaaaaaaatctcattttctaAAATGATTTCTAACTAATTTggtacaaacaaataaaaaaattattttccatgaaattcaattttaatttttttttttcacattttcggAAACAAACGAGTCCTTAATATAATCTAACTTACTCTTGTACTGCTGcatatttaaacttaaaaatcaaGACAGAATTATAAGCTACTCCACTCCTTCCTCATTTCCACTCTCAAAANNNNNNNNNNNNNNNNNNNNNNNNNNNNNNNNNNNNNNNNNNNNNNNNNNNNNNNNNNNNNNNNNNNNNNNNNNNNNNNNNNNNNNNNNNNNNNNNNNNNNNNNNNNNNNNNNNNNNNNNNNNNNNNNNNNNNNNNNNNNNNNNNNNNNNNNNNNNNNNNNNNNNNNNNNNNNNNNNNNNNNNNNNNNNNNNNNNNNNNNGTTATGCTTTATTGATTGTTGCTGGTGGTTGCTGAGTTGAttcattgattgatttatttttttcaggccAGAGGGTTTCGCGGGGGTTGAGAAGATTTATGACCGTGGAGTGTTTGATTATCTGGTGTGTTCTTGTTAGActcttttatttatactttagggtgtcattttcttttttaaatgttttcaggaCTTTTGGTGCTCTGATGCTCTACTACTATATATAGTGTGCATTCATAGAACGACTATTGTTTGATAATGGAAGAAACACATAGGATAAtagttaaattttgaaaaaaaggaaTGCTATGCTCTCAGGAATCAGGACAATTATGTTGTTGTGTTGTTTGcagataatttagttttatagaaTTATCTATGATTTGTTTGGATATCCCTGCTTATTTTCATTGGCAAGCttttataagataaaatagACCTTGCGTTTATTCAACTTATGTCATTTTTGTGTGGCTTTCTCagctaaaagaagaaaatataaaaataaattccagtattattaatttaagaaaattgaagCTGATGGTTTCATGGTTTTAATTCGTTGTGTGATTGTCTTTACATATTAACTAATGGCATGTGTTCTGAAGCTCGTTGCTTCAAAAGTTGAGTTAGTTGACTGTACCATTTTTCAATGCAGTCTGTTTCTCTTTGGTGTGACTATTTGAATTACATACAAGAACATGATCCTTCAGTGCGAGAATGTTCTCCTGATGGCATTTCAAAGGCCCGGAATCTCTTTGAGCGTGCTCTTACTGCTGCTGGTTTGCATGTTGctgaaggaaacaaaatttgGGAATTGTACAGGGAATTTGAACAGGCGGTACTGCACACCATTGATGAGAATGACATTAAGGTTGGAATTAACTGTCTATATCCAGTTTCCAGTTTGTTTTGCTTGCATGTGATATCTAAAGTGCCCATATCCTTAGCTGCcaaaattttcatttgtattcgctggatcttttttttctcttttgtataATTCATTATATGTCCTTTCTGTTTGCTTAGTCTAAGAGCATAGATGTTTTGTGTTTAAGTTGGACACCATTCATCTTGGAGCTTGGAATTGTGCatcgtagtttttttttttaattaacttctcTAAACAACTGTGATGcttgggaaaaaagaagaaaaaaaaggtgctGATTAGGCATGTCTTAACCCGCCTGAGCAAATTAATCCCCGTCAAGATTTTTGAGTAAACCCTTTGAACCTCTATTTTCTACTGCAACATGACCTGAGAAGCTATTCTTGCGGCTAACTTGATAAATATGACCAAGCCTGATAAGAATTGCTTGTGAAAAGAGTTCGTTGATATGTCTTCTTGCTCCTCACCTTGTTTGAATCAACCACTTCAACACAATATTCCTCTATCTTATTGGAGCTCTGAAGACCTAGTCAAGAACATGGTACAGGTCTGCATGAGATCACAAGAAAACTGCAAAGATTGGAATTAATTGATGGAACTTGATAGTTGATATAGCTGATGTATTTTCAACCCGATGATAGTGTTAATGCTTAACTCATGTTGCCTCATAGCATGAAAGAGCCTTTACCTTGGACCCAGCAGATACAATTTCTAAGTCCAGATGCTGCCAACAGATGAATTCTAAATAAATCCAAATTCTCAAGTTTCTAAATTTGCTTTATATCCCCTGAAGCAGGTTTACAGAGAGACATTTTTCAAGTTAGTTTTATGGAATTAGTGGTATCTTATGTTAAGTAATTAGCCTTATGAGTCTTCTAACATACATTTAAGAGTTCAAATTCTTGTTTGTAGGCAAAGGAATTACAGGTCCAACGCATTCGAAATATTTTCCACCGCCAATTATCTGTTCCACTTGTTAACTTGAGGTCAACACTCCTTGCGTACAAGGCTTGGGAGGTGGAACAAGGGATTGATCTTGATGCCAGATCTAGTGAAGTTGATGGTATATCTTCTCATCTTGCCTCAGCATACCAAAAGGCCATGGAAGCTTATAATGTTCGTGCTCAGCATGAAGAACAGATTTCTATGCAGAATATATCTGATacagaaaaaattcaaaatttcatgGTATGTAGGACAACTGTTATAATTTAATAGAGCTTTTGATAATTAATAGCTCATTGGGGACATCCTACTTGTACTTTTCCTTTTGCTTCATTTTTTGTCCAAAATATTTCTTGCATTATTCCTTCAATTTGAAGTTCATTTACTTTTAACTGCAATTTGGTCATTCTGGTTATAGCaagattttttcctttttgcctGCTTTTCCTTTGAGCCTTAATTTATTAAGGTCCCCTGTTTTTATtgtggtattttttattttccaaaggaagttcatgtttttattgttttgcagAACTACTTCAAATTTGAAAAGTCTGTGGGTGATCCAGCACGGGTTCAAGTTTTATATGAGCGTGCAATAGCTGACTTTCCTATATCAATTGATCTATGGCTTGATTATACTCGCTATCTGGACAGGACCTTGAAGGTTGTTCTTGAATTTCTCTATTCTCAAGTTTTTCCATCTTCCAATTCTGTAGATTATTTACACACTGTCCCTTTTCCAGGTAGGAAATGTTCTGAGGGATGTTTATTCCAGGGCAACAAAAAATTGTCCCTGGATAGGAGAGCTTTGGGTTCAGTATATGCTTTCCTTGGAACGTGGCCGTGCTCCTGAAAAGGAGATATCTTCTGTATGCTTTTCTTATCACCCTTAGTTCTAACCATATACTTTTTGAATGGAATTCATTTTGATGCTTTGTGTTTTTAGTACAAGTGTTGCCAGCCAAATCATTTGTCTCCCCCAATCCCTTTAGCTTCACATGACAGATGATTTCTCTTTCCATCTGTATCTAATGACAATAAAATTCTAACAATTTGTTGCCTGTTGATTCTTTTCTGTGCATATTATAAATCTGCAGTATTAAAATATGTTCTTTAAGTTACTCATTTGATTTCTTCCATGATTTCAGGTTTTTGAAAAGTCCCTGCAATGCACTTTTTCAACAATTGAAGAGGTACATTTATGAAAAGCTCCTCATAATGTGGGCGTGGTTTCCAATCTATCCCTACAAGTCTAGTTGCTCCCAATTTGTCCTTTTATTGTAGGTTATTCTCCAATCTATACTTCTGTTAAATATTTTCATGCAAACCTAAAAAATGCCCTAACATGAGAAATACAAACTCAACttgatttactattttttttttaacttttttcattttttatataataaatggAGTGAAATTTGAATTTCTCATGTGACGGCAGTTAAGTTAGTTTTGATgagaatatttgataaaatgatAGATTGGAGAATAGCTTTATATCATGGGACAAATTTGGAATAATTAGACTTGTAAGAATATATTGCAGActggggaaaaaataaaatgacaagttGATCTaattcctctttttttaacGTCTTAGCGTCATTGTTTCCTGTTTGCATcggttttctttgtttattaagtgacttttatttgtttcagtACTTGGATTTGTTTCTAACACGAGTACATGGTTTGAGGAGGAGGATCGAATGTGGTGGTGAAGTGAATGGTGTCTTGGATTATTCATTAATAAGAGAAACTTTTCAGGTTTGTATAAACGTGTCGTTTATTATGCTTTTActcctctttttcttttcctttttatagaATTGCTTAGTATGTTACAAATACAAGGAAagttataacttttaaaaaatcataacctAGCCTAATGTATAAACTATTCTCCAAGCTTCTAACCCACCTTACCGAAAAtaacttgtaaattttttttattaggtgcAGAATTTAAAGATTGCATCAGTgtcttttttattctatatatttgtCCGAGCTACATATTTGTGCTATTCATATTCTTACCTTGGTCTGCTACATCAGTAAGACATTGGAGAAATGTTTTGACTCACCAAGAATATGTCAACTTATGAGTGAGGGTTGAATCAATTGTTACCTTGAATTGTCTGTGGCTGCATTACGGTTGGATGTAGTGGGGTCTAAGCATCATCCTGTAACTTGATCTGAAAAGAGACTTCTCTCTGTTCCTTATACTAGCGAGCTAGGTATTGATGCTATTGAGCTGTTTGTGtatgctttccttttctttttaagctaGGCAACTTCTGTAAGCTCACTGTATACACATGAAGGGGATTTGAATTCATTTTTCTCTCAAATCATAACCCTTAATATAATACCACATGGACTTAAtgatttgtaaattaaatataCGTGAATCATAATTCATTTCATGCTTGAATCCTAACCATTAATTTAATACAACATGGACTTaacattcaaaaataaaatatatgtgaaTCATTTCAGAGTGAGTAAAGAAAGCTTGCATCACTTTTTGAGGATAAACTTTTTCAGTTAACATAAATAAAGCCCAGAAATTAaaatatgcttttaaaaattaataaattattatttttttggattaacATATGGTTTTCGGGGCTACCAATTTGGTTTTTGTAACCTACCAAGAAGTAGAAATTAGAGTAAAGAATGGAACTAACcagtttttaaccttttttatttttcttttcttggttcagttttttatttttactagcaCTGGTTCAATTTCTCcgttcattgtttttttttacacgcCTAGTTTCAATGCATTTTCTGTGGATGGTAGGTACATATTGTTCTTACAAGAATTAGATATCCAAGTGTTGCTTATATGAACTTCAGTAAGATTCTCTTAAGACAGTTGATTTGAATTGGTTTAGCTGTTGAGGCATTGGTCAAATAGTAGAACAATCAAGCCTGAGGTCCTGGGTGTTAGCATGCCCACGTTCAATCTCCCTACCCCTAACCATCATAAGATTGCTTGACCTGTTCATTGTTTTTCTTAGCACGCCTGCTTTTTTCTTGGAGGGTATCCACTGTTGTTTCCAGAATCAAAGATGCAGGCGGTGCTTATATGAGCTTCCATAGCACTCTCAAGTCAATTACTTAGGATTGTTTTAGCTCTTGAGGCATTGGTCAAATAGTAGACGACTCAAGCCTGAGGTCCTGACTGTTAGCATGCCCAAGTTTAATCTGCCTCCCtccaaaccataaaaaaagattgattttgatgcttcaagatttgatctttattctaatttttaacAGTACATTCTGGGATGATTTGTGTATAAGTAGATAATGCGTGTGGTGGTGATAAATTCTCTATATTTTGTATTCTTTATACATTTTGGAGCAAGTAGTTATATAGTTGCATTCATTCAATTTTAATCCTAATACTGAATTATTTTCCATCCAGCATGCCTCAGATTACCTGTCACCACACCTGAAGAACACAGATGGTTTGCTGCGTCTGTATGCCTACTGGGCTCGTCTAGAGATGAATTTGGGAAAAGACTTAGTTGCAGCTCGCCGAGTTTGGGAGAGCTTGCTTAAGATCAGGCAGACCATATATTCTATTCATCTAGTTTTACCAAAGTTGTTTTATTTAGTACTAGTTGTCTTCcatattctttaatttaatgtaatgCTTCTTAATTCCTTTTCCAGTGGCTCAACGTTGGAAGCTTGGCAGGGTTTTATAGCAATGGAAACTGAATCGGGTCACATAAGTGAAGCTAGGTCCATATACAAGCGATGCTTTAGCAAAAGATTTCCTGGAACAGGTTCAGAGGTATAttggttttttcttcattttcttttgtgctgtaatattttttttgttttgtaaacaTACATATTCGTTAGCATTAATAGTTTGcttgtttattttctaaacaACAGTGAAGATGCAATTCATAGAAACAATGAAGCCTATTGTATTATCTTTTCTCCATTGCACATGGAGGAGCAGAATGCAATCACAAGCAAAGTTAatgctgaaataaaaaatgattcataCTCTTAGTGAAATCTGTTTGACTTTTCTTCATCTGGAAGAGATTAAGATTCCATGTTGGAAAATATATAAGAGTACTCAGACCTTCAGCTAACTCGTTTCCTAGGAGAATCTAGACTTGACAATTAGGCAATATACCCTTGAATTTTGATGAAAGAAGACATAAATTGACAATTAAATTAACCCT of the Populus nigra chromosome 7, ddPopNigr1.1, whole genome shotgun sequence genome contains:
- the LOC133699348 gene encoding uncharacterized protein LOC133699348, translated to FRPEGFAGVEKIYDRGVFDYLSVSLWCDYLNYIQEHDPSVRECSPDGISKARNLFERALTAAGLHVAEGNKIWELYREFEQAVLHTIDENDIKAKELQVQRIRNIFHRQLSVPLVNLRSTLLAYKAWEVEQGIDLDARSSEVDGISSHLASAYQKAMEAYNVRAQHEEQISMQNISDTEKIQNFMNYFKFEKSVGDPARVQVLYERAIADFPISIDLWLDYTRYLDRTLKVGNVLRDVYSRATKNCPWIGELWVQYMLSLERGRAPEKEISSVFEKSLQCTFSTIEEYLDLFLTRVHGLRRRIECGGEVNGVLDYSLIRETFQHASDYLSPHLKNTDGLLRLYAYWARLEMNLGKDLVAARRVWESLLKISGSTLEAWQGFIAMETESGHISEARSIYKRCFSKRFPGTGSEDICHSWLRFEEEFGTLEAFDHAIQKVTPRLEELKLYRIQQETKASTDQSEVSGKKIAREKRKGGSTATGKESPAKRQKQTAQTQKKGYEDKDQLQKYEVNEAREAKIDLEKTDSAPDEKQMKGSDVVRTKGYTDQCTVFISNIHFKANSEDIRKFFSDVGGVASIRILHDRNTGKSRGLAYVDFVDDEHLAAAITKNKQLLFGKRLSIARSDPKQNRRDDRRVPREQAFASDRRRHNWESASKEYVDTHNASGSQEAPKTATLKSDDNIQFKGKNIFAVPRNVRTLGLSANKSKTVEEGDEKPKSNDEFRKMFIKE